Proteins encoded together in one Anopheles darlingi chromosome 3, idAnoDarlMG_H_01, whole genome shotgun sequence window:
- the LOC125956688 gene encoding uncharacterized protein LOC125956688 isoform X1: MEKPTSARAMDEQEIEGARSFSLSEMLYDVTASAVTTRAGQFIYKHAENVLWTVEQTARWSLPQASPTEYQASDYKSAKDHGRYWEKETSTCSGAPLIRPMPWVLFLPTLICLRMVRSVLSMASRSIGRGPFLPSNMVGFIQNKRRKLRALKYRGQRLERKSKIESATWWKRIFLGPLKMILCIRPVDLKTSSDVEQHAVIGKNRHEINNKRYTRRETESDEDAASGNDSWEDASCQELLEKYAYVVDDSSFNVDDITSSSDCTDTSMSETDHSPEKSYIEHREKGQLQNNGKKADKIQEKSKANTKEMIKNNIKESTIHIKDSSCSSKITADTDSIIPFAEEHKHAGTEGTEEEKLQNSEGSPVQPKNSSSTSKITIDSEEDTHAKSKDIVSPSRINLAAGSPENNENKPINQNVGTMSQQNKAASSSNSKVPSKHSSNASVSDLRNNQHQQKPTKQQSAPQLQNNTKDQSSFSNGGKNRNKKTTTTSII, encoded by the exons ATGGAGAAGCCTACATCAGCTAGGGCTATGGATGAGCAG gAAATTGAAGGGGCTCGTAGCTTTTCCCTGTCGGAAATGTTGTACGACGTTACGGCTAGCGCGGTAACAACAAGAGCTGGGCAGTTTATATACAAGCACGCTGAAAATGTTCTCTGGACGGTAGAGCAAACTGCCCGTTGGTCTCTGCCACAAGCGTCTCCAACAGAATACCAAGCTAGCGATTATAAATCAGCAAAAGATCATGGAAGATATTGGGAAAAGGAGACCTCAACATGTTCAGGTGCACCGCTTATTAGACCAATGCCATGGGTGTTGTTTCTTCCAACATTGATATGTTTGCGCATGGTTCGAAGTGTTTTGTCTATGGCATCGCGGTCAATTGGCCGAGGCCCTTTTCTGCCCTCGAATATGGTTGGTTTTATCCAAAACAAGCGGCGAAAACTACGGGCTCTAAAGTATCGCGGACAACGTTTGGAGCGCAAAAGCAAAATAGAATCAGCAACGTGGTGGAAGCGAATCTTTCTCGGTCCGCTCAAAATGATCCTCTGCATCCGACCAGTTGATTTGAAGACAAGCTCTGATGTTGAGCAGCACGCGGTAATTGGTAAAAATCGGCATGAGATCAATAATAAACGCTACACTCGTCGAGAGACAGAAAGCGATGAAGATGCTGCAAGTGGCAATGATTCGTGGGAGGATGCCAGTTGTCAGGAGTTATTGGAAAAGTACGCCTATGTTGTAGATGATTCGAGCTTTAAC GTAGACGATATTACTTCCAGCTCTGATTGCACCGATACTTCAATGTCAGAGACAGATCATTCCCCTGAAAAAAGTTACATCGAGCACCGAGAAAAAGGACAATtgcaaaacaatggaaaaaaggCGGACAAAATCCAAGAAAAATCAAAGGCCAATAcaaaagaaatgattaaaaataatatcaaaGAATCGACTATCCATATTAAGGATTCTTCTTGCAGCTCAAAAATCACCGCGGATACAG ATTCCATCATTCCTTTTGCAGAAGAACATAAGCATGCAGGCACGGAAGGCACGGAAGAGGAAAAATTACAAAACAGCGAAGGATCTCCTGTACAACCCAAGAATTCCTCTAGTACATCAAAAATCACGATAGATTCCG AGGAAGACACGCATGCAAAATCAAAGGATATCGTGTCACCGTCCAGGATCAATCTTGCGGCTGGTTCAccggaaaacaacgaaaataaACCAATTAATCAAAATGTTGGAACCATGTCACAACAGAATAaagctgcatcatcatctaacTCTAAAGTACCCTCGAAACACTCCTCTAATGCATCAGTGAGTGATTTAAGGAACAATCAGcatcaacaaaaaccaactaaacaACAATCTGCACCACAGCTACAAAATAATACTAAAGATCAGTCTAGTTTTAGCAATGGCggtaaaaatcgaaacaaaaagacGACAACCACATCGATCATTTAA
- the LOC125956688 gene encoding uncharacterized protein LOC125956688 isoform X2 translates to MEKPTSARAMDEQEIEGARSFSLSEMLYDVTASAVTTRAGQFIYKHAENVLWTVEQTARWSLPQASPTEYQASDYKSAKDHGRYWEKETSTCSGAPLIRPMPWVLFLPTLICLRMVRSVLSMASRSIGRGPFLPSNMVGFIQNKRRKLRALKYRGQRLERKSKIESATWWKRIFLGPLKMILCIRPVDLKTSSDVEQHAVIGKNRHEINNKRYTRRETESDEDAASGNDSWEDASCQELLEKYAYVVDDSSFNVDDITSSSDCTDTSMSETDHSPEKSYIEHREKGQLQNNGKKADKIQEKSKANTKEMIKNNIKESTIHIKDSSCSSKITADTEEHKHAGTEGTEEEKLQNSEGSPVQPKNSSSTSKITIDSEEDTHAKSKDIVSPSRINLAAGSPENNENKPINQNVGTMSQQNKAASSSNSKVPSKHSSNASVSDLRNNQHQQKPTKQQSAPQLQNNTKDQSSFSNGGKNRNKKTTTTSII, encoded by the exons ATGGAGAAGCCTACATCAGCTAGGGCTATGGATGAGCAG gAAATTGAAGGGGCTCGTAGCTTTTCCCTGTCGGAAATGTTGTACGACGTTACGGCTAGCGCGGTAACAACAAGAGCTGGGCAGTTTATATACAAGCACGCTGAAAATGTTCTCTGGACGGTAGAGCAAACTGCCCGTTGGTCTCTGCCACAAGCGTCTCCAACAGAATACCAAGCTAGCGATTATAAATCAGCAAAAGATCATGGAAGATATTGGGAAAAGGAGACCTCAACATGTTCAGGTGCACCGCTTATTAGACCAATGCCATGGGTGTTGTTTCTTCCAACATTGATATGTTTGCGCATGGTTCGAAGTGTTTTGTCTATGGCATCGCGGTCAATTGGCCGAGGCCCTTTTCTGCCCTCGAATATGGTTGGTTTTATCCAAAACAAGCGGCGAAAACTACGGGCTCTAAAGTATCGCGGACAACGTTTGGAGCGCAAAAGCAAAATAGAATCAGCAACGTGGTGGAAGCGAATCTTTCTCGGTCCGCTCAAAATGATCCTCTGCATCCGACCAGTTGATTTGAAGACAAGCTCTGATGTTGAGCAGCACGCGGTAATTGGTAAAAATCGGCATGAGATCAATAATAAACGCTACACTCGTCGAGAGACAGAAAGCGATGAAGATGCTGCAAGTGGCAATGATTCGTGGGAGGATGCCAGTTGTCAGGAGTTATTGGAAAAGTACGCCTATGTTGTAGATGATTCGAGCTTTAAC GTAGACGATATTACTTCCAGCTCTGATTGCACCGATACTTCAATGTCAGAGACAGATCATTCCCCTGAAAAAAGTTACATCGAGCACCGAGAAAAAGGACAATtgcaaaacaatggaaaaaaggCGGACAAAATCCAAGAAAAATCAAAGGCCAATAcaaaagaaatgattaaaaataatatcaaaGAATCGACTATCCATATTAAGGATTCTTCTTGCAGCTCAAAAATCACCGCGGATACAG AAGAACATAAGCATGCAGGCACGGAAGGCACGGAAGAGGAAAAATTACAAAACAGCGAAGGATCTCCTGTACAACCCAAGAATTCCTCTAGTACATCAAAAATCACGATAGATTCCG AGGAAGACACGCATGCAAAATCAAAGGATATCGTGTCACCGTCCAGGATCAATCTTGCGGCTGGTTCAccggaaaacaacgaaaataaACCAATTAATCAAAATGTTGGAACCATGTCACAACAGAATAaagctgcatcatcatctaacTCTAAAGTACCCTCGAAACACTCCTCTAATGCATCAGTGAGTGATTTAAGGAACAATCAGcatcaacaaaaaccaactaaacaACAATCTGCACCACAGCTACAAAATAATACTAAAGATCAGTCTAGTTTTAGCAATGGCggtaaaaatcgaaacaaaaagacGACAACCACATCGATCATTTAA
- the LOC125956686 gene encoding protein prickle-like: MTSGENPDVSTKPVAEQIPVMGKGSTGSSGSNAIAKQWWKVCFLYGNQEKYYRQIYGKAASERLAASSNHQRASYGNYSESMAPIAPASSTNSSDVLHQEHYYSDQAAIALSGPRSQLLEGSLVAKSSSLHLSEASQAPIKSDDAATGNQKTTSIPPGILRKRVTLLDESFLLGDNECLSSRSVALRSSEELEVDEQRSDSGINVDARQPSPATDIDHRGECEHRPGIKRAFYLNGEDLQLLNYDQQQHISELMNHQVGIPCSDGIVYNDVLSGNNQHHNQDSKFLSSATNSKYNEHVAHFLHKAVQMSYPYQKSQQPVQHYQQPTQTKPPFSPFDGSRNALINSPSPLLYGSSDTNALLPALEPQQQSVNQYSQQQAGGMNMQHQQQPGIAYAHSSVVVGRDSFRLPPLQSKSDSLPAAISCNTTTHDPSNRSAVFQQNQPYPSIATSEYPYNLLPPSTAALIAPPVPQHVSSVPAASFPVNQHVSHLRGPVMVASGSPGHAATIAGAGGPAIAAAVGQAAVVGGMVGAHNYSQSDDDSGCALEEYTWVPPGLRPDQVHLYFSAIPEDKVPYVNSIGERHRVRQLLQQLPPHDNEVRYCHSLTDEERKELKLFSAQRKREALGRGTVKQINTASLCERCGEMTSSGDMMVFASRFETNTCWHPACFSCCVCKELLVDLIYFHREGRLYCGRHHAETLKPRCSACDEIILADECTEAEGRAWHIKHFACFECEKQLGGQRYIMRDGKPYCLHCFDAMFAEYCDFCSEPIGVDQGQMSHDGQHWHATEHCFACSTCRCSLLGRPFLPRRGEIYCSIACSKGEPPTPSECSMPNVRQDRLTFSSGVERCMRNSPSQPKSPEPLKNSEDAHHPPSHITPLTIVSSAHNFDDNGNDEMTVSCYTAATTATSMSAATGNTSTTLATITTNTASTSDSSTALRDVVHVQSVDNQECDESSRHRSNANSNRNRIPQCSPELNRLLQKDRCRQPFDLTDLGQSLEQHWLIERAGSEIAVSQTFAADGTSGVALQINHIAGATPILTSSMPELARCVQIASTYLSDTGSPIPTEDNTAIRTDYADEHSQNASDASHSIVELPTPPPIVIKKEVRFEGDFQDSLPRTKNSCPRVGQRNRVSKSSKKKSDDRQDNTSARRHHHRSDQITRQDRSSSRRSPRRRRALLERRSYASDDEDLAEEETVQKRKHYRDEQQEHVADSDTQSLCSTCSSSSSSADDDVYELPLRRTSYGGTRIHYMPNNSLACARKRKQLQSATSSSSALHEKDNKNCIIS, from the exons atGACGAGCGGTGAAAATCCGGACGTATCAACGAAACCTGTCGCAGAGCAAATCCCTGTGATGGGGAAAGGAAGTACTGGTTCCAGTGGTAGCAACGCAATTGCCAAGCAATGGTGGAAGGTCTGTTTCCTGTATGGTAATCAAGAGAAATACTATCGTCAAATTTATGGAAAAGCAGCTTCGGAACGGTTGGCCGCATCGAGCAATCACCAAAGGGCTAGTTATGGCAATTATTCTGAAAGCATGGCCCCAATCGCTCCTGCATCTTCTACCAACAGCTCAGATGTGCTCCACCAGGAGCATTATTACTCTGATCAAGCGGCTATTGCGTTAAGTGGACCTCGGTCGCAACTTCTTGAGGGATCACTTGTGGCAAAATCGTCCTCTTTACATTTGAGCGAAGCATCGCAGGCACCGATAAAAAGTGACGATGCAGCCACTGGAAATCAAAAAACTACATCGATTCCCCCAGGAATATTACGAAAAAGAGTAACGCTGCTGGATGAATCATTTCTCCTGGGGGATAATGAATGTCTTAGCAGCCgaagcgttgcgttgcgttccagCGAAGAGCTGGAAGTTGACGAACAGCGTTCCGATAGTGGAATCAACGTGGACGCTAGGCAACCATCGCCAGCCACGGATATAGATCATCGAGGTGAATGCGAGCATCGTCCAGGGATAAAACGAGCATTCTACCTGAACGGCGAGGACTTACAACTGCTGAACTATGACCAGCAACAACATATATCTGAACTTATGAATCATCAGGTTGGGATTCCTTGCTCCGATGGAATCGTATACAACGATGTTCTTTCGGGCAATAATCAACATCACAACCAGGATTCTAAATTTTTATCATCTGCGACCAATTCGAAATACAACGAACATGT AGCACATTTTTTGCACAAAGCAGTTCAAATGTCGTACCCATACCAAAAATCTCAACAACCGGTCCAGCATTATCAGCAACCGACGCAAACTAAACCACCGTTCTCTCCATTTGATGGTAGCCGAAATGCGTTGATAAACTCTCCATCCCCTTTGCTTTATGGTAGCAGCGATACCAATGCGCTTTTACCAGCGCtggaaccacaacaacaatctgTAAACCAATATTCTCAGCAACAAGCAGGAGGGATGAacatgcagcatcagcaacaacccgGTATAGCCTATGCTCATTCAAGTGTCGTTGTTGGGAGAGACTCCTTTAGGCTACCACCTCTACAGTCGAAGTCTGATAGCCTTCCCGCTGCTATTTCTTGtaacacaaccacacacgaTCCTTCAAACCGCTCCGCTGTATTCCAACAAAATCAGCCTTATCCGTCGATTGCAACATCTGAGTATCCGTACAATTTGCTACCACCATCAACGGCAGCATTGATTGCACCTCCTGTGCCTCAACATGTATCTTCCGTTCCTGCAGCCAGTTTTCCTGTGAATCAGCACGTATCTCACTTGCGCGGACCAGTTATGGTAGCAAGCGGCTCCCCGGGACATGCTGCAACGATTGCTGGAGCAGGAGGTCCGGCAATTGCTGCAGCAGTTGGACAAGCagcggtggttggtgggatGGTTGGAGCTCATAACTACTCGCAGTCGGATGATGATAGTGGCTGCGCTCTTGAAGAGTATACTTGGGTTCCACCAGGTTTGCGGCCGGACCAG GTCCATTTATATTTTTCTGCTATCCCGGAGGATAAAGTgccgtatgtaaacagtattGGCGAAAGACACCGTGTTCGGCAATTACTTCAACAGCTTCCTCCCCACGATAACGAG GTCCGATATTGTCATTCGCTAACCGATGAAGAACGCAAAGAGCTAAAGCTCTTTTCCGCTCAACGCAAGCGCGAAGCTCTAGGTCGAGGCACGGTGAAGCAAATAAATACTGCATCGTTATGTGAGCGG TGTGGTGAAATGACATCGTCTGGTGATATGATGGTATTTGCGTCGCGGTTTGAAACAAACACTTGTTGGCATCCAGCATGTTTCTCTTGTTGTGTATGCAAAGAGTTATTGGTCGATCTTATATATTTTCACCGTGAAGGACGTCTTTACTGCGGCAGGCATCACGCGGAAACACTCAAGCCACGATGTTCGGCTTGTGATGAG ATTATTCTGGCTGATGAATGTACGGAAGCTGAAGGACGTGCCTGGCACATAAAACATTTTGCTTGCTTCGAATGCGAGAAACAGTTAGGAGGGCAAAG ATACATCATGCGCGATGGAAAGCCATACTGTCTACATTGCTTCGACGCCATGTTTGCGGAATATTGTGATTTCTGTAGCGAACCTATTGGAGTTGATCAAGGCCAAATGAGCCACGATGGACAACACTGGCATGCCACGGAGCACTGTTTTGCTTGTAGCACGTGCCGTTGCTCTTTATTGGGTCGACCATTCTTGCCAAGGCGCGGGGAAATTTATTGTTCTATAGCATGTAGCAAAGGAGAACCCCCAACGCCATCTGAATGTTCAATGCCTAATGTTCGCCAAGATCGCTTAACGTTTTCAAGCGGGGTCGAGCGTTGTATGAGGAATTCTCCCAGTCAGCCAAAGTCTCCCGAGCCATTGAAAAACTCAGAAGATGCGCATCATCCACCCTCACACATAACTCCACTGACAATTGTCAGTAGTGCGCATAACTTCGATGATAATGGTAACGATGAGATGACTGTCTCTTGCTATACTGCGGCTACCACAGCAACCTCAATGTCTGCTGCAACAGGAAATACTAGTACAACTCTTGCGACAATAACTACGAACACAGCAAGTACCAGTGATTCATCTACAGCTTTACGAGACGTCGTCCATGTTCAGAGCGTCGACAATCAGGAGTGTGATGAATCAAGCAGACATCGTTCCAACGCCAATTCAAACAGGAACCGTATTCCACAATGCTCCCCGGAGCTAAACCGATTACTTCAAAAAGACCGATGTAGGCAACCTTTCGATTTGACAGATCTTGGACAAAGTCTTGAACAGCACTGGCTAATCGAGCGTGCCGGGAGTGAAATAGCTGTCTCACAAACATTTGCAGCAGACGGCACATCTGGAGTAGCTTTACAAATAAATCACATTGCCGGTGCTACACCAATTTTAACATCATCAATGCCTGAACTAGCCAGATGTGTACAAATTGCATCGACATACCTCAGTGATACTGGCAGCCCGATACCAACCGAAGATAATACCGCTATCCGTACAGATTATGCTGATGAACACAGCCAAAATGCTTCGGATGCCTCACACTCGATCGTGGAGCTTCCAACTCCACCACCTATTG tGATCAAAAAAGAAGTTCGTTTCGAAGGAGACTTTCAAGATTCTCTTCCTCGAACAAAGAACAGTTGCCCTCGTGTAGGCCAACGAAATCGAGTTTCCAAATCATCTAAAAAGAAATCAGATGACCGTCAAGATAACACTTCTGCTCGAAGACACCATCACCGGTCGGATCAGATTACTCGCCAGGACCGTAGTTCGTCTCGACGCTCGCCTAGGCGTCGTCGCGCTCTGTTGGAACGTAGAAGTTACGCTTCTGATGATGAAGATCTAGCGGAAGAAGAGACTGTTCAAAAGCGGAAGCATTACCGTGATGAGCAACAAGAACATGTCGCAGACTCGGATACCCAAAGTTTATGCTCAACGTGCTCATCCAGCTCCTCCAGCGCTGATGACGATGTTTATGAGCTACCACTTCGCCGTACTTCCTATGGAGGAACACGAATACACTATATGCCAAACAATTCGTTGGCTTGTGCGCGGAAACGCAAACAACTTCAatcggcaaccagcagcagtagtgcgcTTCATGAAAAGGACAATAAAAATTGCATCATATCGTAA
- the LOC125956689 gene encoding electron transfer flavoprotein beta subunit lysine methyltransferase-like isoform X1 yields MFCTRRNLMTGIAAIIANRSSSYVRIFQTVAEDIMKFPCKPYSIDHSDLPGACVTVSTKALSQKEKICDVAMRSNILSNTFLSRQHMTPEVALHLITPECAIYHQPIGADFPFKNDPFWGFYWPGGQALTRFILDYNDRFRSKSILDLGCGCGASTIAALQVQASHVTANDIDPVALQATLLNVEINGVMNESMLSLNESNLVGCDSELINCDIIIIGDMFYDKDIAAILHPWMQRLARQGKEIFVGDPGRHGITETSILREMDHIVRYTLPNNVCLENNGFSHVNVWRFRENL; encoded by the exons atgttttgtacGAGAAGAAATCTGATGACTGGGATTGCCGCGATTATCGCGAACCGGAGTTCGTCGTATGTGCGTATTTTCCAGACCGTGGCCGAAGACATCATGAAATTTCCTTGCAAACCGTACTCGATCGATCACAGCGATTTGCCTGGGGCGTGTGTTACGGTTTCAACGAAAGCACTGAGTCA aaaagaaaagatatgCGATGTTGCGATGCGCTCAAATATATTATCAAACACATTCTTGTCACGTCAGCACATGACGCCAGAAGTAGCACTTCATCTCATAACGCCTGAATGTGCTATTTATCATCAACCGATTGGTGCAGATTTCCCGTTCAAGAATGATCCATTTTGGGGATTCTATTGGCCCGGCGGGCAAGCTCTGACTAG ATTTATTCTTGACTATAACGATCGTTTCCGCAGTAAATCAATTCTCGATCTAGGCTGTGGATGTGGTGCTTCTACGATTGCAGCATTACAAGTTCAGGCAAGCCATGTTACTGCAAACGATATTGACCCAG TTGCACTGCAAGCTACACTTTTAAATGTGGAAATAAATGGAGTCATGAATGAGAGTATGCTATCCTTGAACGAGTCGAATCTTGTCGGCTGTGACTCCGAGCTAATAAATTGTGATATTATAATAATCGGAGATATGTTTTATGATAAAGATATTGCTGCTATTCTACATCCTTGGATGCAGAGGTTGGCTCGGCAAGGAAAAGAG ATATTTGTCGGCGATCCTGGGCGACATGGAATCACAGAGACAAGTATACTAAGAGAAATGGATCATATAGTACGATATACGCTACCCAACAATGTATGCCTAGAAAATAACGGATTTTCACATGTAAATGTATGGCGGTTCCGGGAAAATCTATAA
- the LOC125956689 gene encoding electron transfer flavoprotein beta subunit lysine methyltransferase-like isoform X3 has protein sequence MLDTAQLIIATKKLNKKEKICDVAMRSNILSNTFLSRQHMTPEVALHLITPECAIYHQPIGADFPFKNDPFWGFYWPGGQALTRFILDYNDRFRSKSILDLGCGCGASTIAALQVQASHVTANDIDPVALQATLLNVEINGVMNESMLSLNESNLVGCDSELINCDIIIIGDMFYDKDIAAILHPWMQRLARQGKEIFVGDPGRHGITETSILREMDHIVRYTLPNNVCLENNGFSHVNVWRFRENL, from the exons ATGCTTGACACAGCTCAATTAATCATTGCGACGAAGAAGCTAAACAA aaaagaaaagatatgCGATGTTGCGATGCGCTCAAATATATTATCAAACACATTCTTGTCACGTCAGCACATGACGCCAGAAGTAGCACTTCATCTCATAACGCCTGAATGTGCTATTTATCATCAACCGATTGGTGCAGATTTCCCGTTCAAGAATGATCCATTTTGGGGATTCTATTGGCCCGGCGGGCAAGCTCTGACTAG ATTTATTCTTGACTATAACGATCGTTTCCGCAGTAAATCAATTCTCGATCTAGGCTGTGGATGTGGTGCTTCTACGATTGCAGCATTACAAGTTCAGGCAAGCCATGTTACTGCAAACGATATTGACCCAG TTGCACTGCAAGCTACACTTTTAAATGTGGAAATAAATGGAGTCATGAATGAGAGTATGCTATCCTTGAACGAGTCGAATCTTGTCGGCTGTGACTCCGAGCTAATAAATTGTGATATTATAATAATCGGAGATATGTTTTATGATAAAGATATTGCTGCTATTCTACATCCTTGGATGCAGAGGTTGGCTCGGCAAGGAAAAGAG ATATTTGTCGGCGATCCTGGGCGACATGGAATCACAGAGACAAGTATACTAAGAGAAATGGATCATATAGTACGATATACGCTACCCAACAATGTATGCCTAGAAAATAACGGATTTTCACATGTAAATGTATGGCGGTTCCGGGAAAATCTATAA
- the LOC125956689 gene encoding electron transfer flavoprotein beta subunit lysine methyltransferase-like isoform X2 — protein MFCTRRNLMTGIAAIIANRSSSYVRIFQTVAEDIMKFPCKPYSIDHSDLPGACVTVSTKALSQKEKICDVAMRSNILSNTFLSRQHMTPEVALHLITPECAIYHQPIGADFPFKNDPFWGFYWPGGQALTSKSILDLGCGCGASTIAALQVQASHVTANDIDPVALQATLLNVEINGVMNESMLSLNESNLVGCDSELINCDIIIIGDMFYDKDIAAILHPWMQRLARQGKEIFVGDPGRHGITETSILREMDHIVRYTLPNNVCLENNGFSHVNVWRFRENL, from the exons atgttttgtacGAGAAGAAATCTGATGACTGGGATTGCCGCGATTATCGCGAACCGGAGTTCGTCGTATGTGCGTATTTTCCAGACCGTGGCCGAAGACATCATGAAATTTCCTTGCAAACCGTACTCGATCGATCACAGCGATTTGCCTGGGGCGTGTGTTACGGTTTCAACGAAAGCACTGAGTCA aaaagaaaagatatgCGATGTTGCGATGCGCTCAAATATATTATCAAACACATTCTTGTCACGTCAGCACATGACGCCAGAAGTAGCACTTCATCTCATAACGCCTGAATGTGCTATTTATCATCAACCGATTGGTGCAGATTTCCCGTTCAAGAATGATCCATTTTGGGGATTCTATTGGCCCGGCGGGCAAGCTCTGACTAG TAAATCAATTCTCGATCTAGGCTGTGGATGTGGTGCTTCTACGATTGCAGCATTACAAGTTCAGGCAAGCCATGTTACTGCAAACGATATTGACCCAG TTGCACTGCAAGCTACACTTTTAAATGTGGAAATAAATGGAGTCATGAATGAGAGTATGCTATCCTTGAACGAGTCGAATCTTGTCGGCTGTGACTCCGAGCTAATAAATTGTGATATTATAATAATCGGAGATATGTTTTATGATAAAGATATTGCTGCTATTCTACATCCTTGGATGCAGAGGTTGGCTCGGCAAGGAAAAGAG ATATTTGTCGGCGATCCTGGGCGACATGGAATCACAGAGACAAGTATACTAAGAGAAATGGATCATATAGTACGATATACGCTACCCAACAATGTATGCCTAGAAAATAACGGATTTTCACATGTAAATGTATGGCGGTTCCGGGAAAATCTATAA
- the LOC125956690 gene encoding uncharacterized protein LOC125956690, translating to MVVTVETGSQTCFSESAERVISAIGLTVRETLLCANRENRAVVGLSESIHALSRTPQKILFCFLASSTDHMHEVLLEAFCFEHDIYIIKLDNGEKLSRTLGSNQLESCVLIQKRWSEGSHCENLTPDENELIDYCEAQWEEPVKPIIKLPEK from the exons ATGGTGGTGACTGTGGAGACCGGTAGCCAAACCTGCTTCAGTGAAAGTGCGGAAAGAGTGATCAGTGCGATAGGATTGACTGTACGAGAAACATTGCTCTGTGCCAATCGAGAAAATCGGGCTGTAGTTGGGTTGTCCGAGTCCATACATGCTCTGTCGAGGACGCCCcagaaaatccttttctgttttcttgcCTCCAGCACCGACCATATGCACGAGGTGCTTCTAGAGGCATTCTGTTTCGAGCATGACATTTACATAATTAAG CTTGACAATGGAGAAAAACTCAGTCGAACATTGGGCTCAAATCAGCTGGAATCATGCGTTTTGATACAGAAAAGATGGTCAGAAGGAAGTCACTGTGAAAATCTTACTCCTGATGAAAACGAGTTGATAGACTACTGCGAGGCACAATGGGAAGAACCTGTGAAGCCGATTATTAAATTGCCAGAAAAGTAA